The genomic DNA GACCTTCAACGATTCGGTGACGCAGACGCGGCTGCAGGCGATGACGCCGACCTTAAACAATATCAAGATCGCGACCCCGAATATCGATATCGCCTACGCCTACTACAATCAGTCCGACAATCAGACCGATTTCGAGCGGGCCATCGCGAAGATGAACGCGACGATCCCGGCCAGCGGCGACGGGCTGACGCCGGACAAGCCGATCCGGTTCCTGTTCATGGTCACCGACGGCGTCGAGGACACCGGCGGCAGCGTCACCAACCAGAGCGCGGGTTTCCAGATCCAGAGCAACCGCTTCATCGGGCCGCTGAGTCCCTCGACCTGCACGAATCTCAAGAACAAGAACGTCAAGATCGGGATCATCTACACGCAGTACCTGCCGATCTACGACAACGATTTCTACAACAGCTACGTCAGGCCGTACGAGTCGAAGATCGGGCCGGCCCTGCAGGCCTGCGCGTCCGACGGCATGTATTTTCCGGTGACCACGAACGGCGACATCACCGCCGCCATGCTGAAGCTTTTCAGCACCACGCTCGCGAGCGTGCGCCTGAGCAACTGACGCGCCGCGCCCCGCTCACGTCGTCGCCGGTGATCCGAGGACGTTGACCCACAGGACGGTGGTCTGGCTGCGCGGGTCGGGATTGCTGAAGCGGTGCGGCCGCCGGCTCTCGAAGCGGAAGCTGTCGCCCTCCGCGAGCTGGAGCGTCCGCGCCTCGACGATCAGGGTGAGGCGCCCCGCGAGGACGAGGCCGGCTTCCTCGCCGTCGTGGCTGAACGGCTCGTCGCCGGTGCTCGCGCCGGGCTTCAGCACCATGTGGAACAGGCTCATCCCCTGCGTGCCCCCTGGCGGGGTCAGGAGCTGCTTGGTGATGCCGGCCCGCCAGAGCTGAAGTTCCGGCCGGTCCTTCCGGAACACGACGATGGGATCCGGGTCGGGCGCGTCCGGCCCCGCTTCGAACAGGCCGCCGATCCCGATCTGCAGCGTGTCGGCGAGCAGCGCCAGGACCCGCAGGGACGGCGACGACAGGCCCCGCTCGACCTGGCTGATGAAGCCGATCGACAGGCCCGTGCTGGACGCCACCGCCTCCAGCGAGAGTCCGCGCGCGCGACGCAGGCCGCGCAGGCGCTGACCCACAGCCCGGTCGACCGGTTCCGGACCCGTTGCCTCGCCTCGGGGGATGCTCACCGTCACGCCAGCCTGCCTCTCGTGTGCTTCTTCATGCACGTGAAAGTCGCTTGCGTCGATACCGAAAACGTGCGGTATTCTTCACGAGAATGAAATCGGGCCCGGCTTCCGCCGCGTGACCCGGGCACTGCACGGGAGCGGCACCATGAGAAGACGGTTGGCCAAGCTGTGTCTGTCGTCGGCGCTGCTCCTCGGCGTCCTCGGCGCTCCCGTCGGCGCGCAGGCCCTGAAGGTGGGATCGACGCCCACCGGCCTGCCCTTCACCTTCCTCGATACCAAGACGAATAGCATTCAAGGCGTGATGGTCGACCTCGTCAACGCGGTCAGCAAGGAGGCGGGTTTCACGGTCGCGGTCGAGCCGCTGCAATTCTCGACGCTGATCCCGGCGCTCACCGCCTCGAAGATCGATATCATCGCGGCGGCGATGTTCATCACGCCGCAGCGCAAGGAGGTCGTGTCGTTCTCGGCGCCCGTCTACAGCTACGGCGAGGGGCTGATCGTCCCGAAGACCGACACGAAGGACTACACGTCCTTCGCCGACCTGAAGGGCGAGACGGTGGGCGCCCAGGTCGGCACCGCCTTCGTCGAGCCGCTGAAGAGGTCGGGCCTCTTCAACGAGGTGAAGATCTACGACGCGATCCCCGACATCATCCGGGACGTCAATTCCGGGCGGCTGAAGGCCGGCTTCGCCGACGCGCCGATCCTCGCCTACTACGTCAAGCAGGGCCTGTTTCCCGGCGTCCGCCTCGTCGAGACCTTCAAGCCGACCGTCGTCGCCTCGGTCGGCCTCAGCGTCCGCAAGACCGACACCGAGCTCCTCGCCAAGATCGACAAGGCGCTCGCCAAGCTGAAGGCCGACGGGACGCTCCAGGCGATCCTGACCAAGTGGGGTCTGCCGCCGTCGGCCGACCGGTCCTGACCTTCATGCGCGAGTTCCTCGCCGACGCGCAGGACTACCTGCCGATCCTGCTGCAGGGCGTGCAGCTCACGATCCTGATCACGATCGCGTCCCTGGTGGTCTCGACGCTGCTCGGGCTGGTCTGGGCGGTGATGCGGGTCTCCGGCATCGCGATCCTGTCGGGCTTCAGCGCGGTGATGATCAACATCCTGCGCGGCATCCCGATCATCGTGCAGCTGTTCTACATCTACTTCGTGATGCCCGATTTCGGCCTGTCGCTCACCGCCGTCCAGGCGGCGATCATCGGGCTCGGCATCGCCTACTCGGCCTATCAGGCCGAGAACTTCCGCGCCGGCATCGAGGCGGTGGATCGCGGCCAGGTCGAGGCGGCGCTGTCGATCGGCATGGGCTGGGGCATGACCATGCGGCGGGTGATCCTGCCGCAGGCGATCCGGATCGCGCTGCCGCCCTACGGCAACATCATGATCATGATGCTCAAGGACTCGTCGCAGGCCTCGACCATCACGGTCGCCGAGCTGGCGCTCCAGGGAAAGCTGATCGCCTCGTCGACCTTCAAGAACACCAGCGTCTACACGCTGGTGGCGCTGATGTACCTCGCGCTGAGCCTGCCGCTGATCCTGCTGGTCCGCCACTTCGAGGCGAAGGGACGGCATCGATGATCGTGCTGGAGGACGTCCGCAAGCATTACGGCGCGCTGGAGGTGATCAAGGGCGTCTCGGCCGAGGTCACCAAGGGCGAGGTCGTCTGCATCATCGGGCCCTCGGGATCCGGCAAGTCGACACTCCTGCGCTGCATCAACGGGCTCGAGGCCTACGACGGCGGCGAGATCCGCGTCGACGGGCAGCGTGTCGACCGGGACAAGCGCGGCATCAAGGCGATCCGCACCCGGGTCTCGATGGTCTTCCAGCGCTTCAACCTGTTCGCCAACCGGACCGCGCTCGAGAACGTCGTCGAGGGGCCGATCCACGTGAAGGGCGAGCCCCGGGGCGAGGCCGAGGAGCGGGCGCGCGCCCTGCTCGCCCGGGTCGGGCTCTCGGGCAAGGAGCACGCCCGGCCGAACGAGCTCTCCGGCGGGCAGCAGCA from Methylobacterium oryzae includes the following:
- a CDS encoding helix-turn-helix domain-containing protein, coding for MTVSIPRGEATGPEPVDRAVGQRLRGLRRARGLSLEAVASSTGLSIGFISQVERGLSSPSLRVLALLADTLQIGIGGLFEAGPDAPDPDPIVVFRKDRPELQLWRAGITKQLLTPPGGTQGMSLFHMVLKPGASTGDEPFSHDGEEAGLVLAGRLTLIVEARTLQLAEGDSFRFESRRPHRFSNPDPRSQTTVLWVNVLGSPATT
- a CDS encoding amino acid ABC transporter permease, whose amino-acid sequence is MREFLADAQDYLPILLQGVQLTILITIASLVVSTLLGLVWAVMRVSGIAILSGFSAVMINILRGIPIIVQLFYIYFVMPDFGLSLTAVQAAIIGLGIAYSAYQAENFRAGIEAVDRGQVEAALSIGMGWGMTMRRVILPQAIRIALPPYGNIMIMMLKDSSQASTITVAELALQGKLIASSTFKNTSVYTLVALMYLALSLPLILLVRHFEAKGRHR
- a CDS encoding ABC transporter substrate-binding protein, yielding MRRRLAKLCLSSALLLGVLGAPVGAQALKVGSTPTGLPFTFLDTKTNSIQGVMVDLVNAVSKEAGFTVAVEPLQFSTLIPALTASKIDIIAAAMFITPQRKEVVSFSAPVYSYGEGLIVPKTDTKDYTSFADLKGETVGAQVGTAFVEPLKRSGLFNEVKIYDAIPDIIRDVNSGRLKAGFADAPILAYYVKQGLFPGVRLVETFKPTVVASVGLSVRKTDTELLAKIDKALAKLKADGTLQAILTKWGLPPSADRS
- a CDS encoding amino acid ABC transporter ATP-binding protein produces the protein MIVLEDVRKHYGALEVIKGVSAEVTKGEVVCIIGPSGSGKSTLLRCINGLEAYDGGEIRVDGQRVDRDKRGIKAIRTRVSMVFQRFNLFANRTALENVVEGPIHVKGEPRGEAEERARALLARVGLSGKEHARPNELSGGQQQRVAIARALAMRPEAILFDEPTSALDPELVGDVLKVMRALADEGMTMLVVTHEIGFAREVADRVLFLDGGRLVEQGPAAEVLNRPQNPRTRDFLQRVLHPL